A genomic segment from Gorilla gorilla gorilla isolate KB3781 chromosome 3, NHGRI_mGorGor1-v2.1_pri, whole genome shotgun sequence encodes:
- the LOC115930093 gene encoding small ribosomal subunit protein eS27-like has product MPLAKDLLHPSPEQEKRKHKKKCLVQSPNSYFMDVKCPGCYKITTVFSHAQTVVLCVGCSTVLCQPTGGKARLTEGCSFTRKQR; this is encoded by the coding sequence ATGCCTCTCGCAAAGGATCTCCTTCATCCCTctccagaacaggagaagaggAAACACAAGAAGAAATGCCTGGTGCAGAGCCCCAATTCCTACTTCATGGATGTGAAATGCCCAGGATGCTATAAAATCACCACGGTCTTTAGCCACGCACAAACGGTAGTTTTGTGTGTTGGCTGCTCCACTGTCCTCTGCCAGCCTACAGGAGGAAAAGCAAGGCTTACAGAAGGTTGTTCCTTCACGAGGAAGCAGCGCTAA